One window of Phycisphaeraceae bacterium genomic DNA carries:
- the rpe gene encoding ribulose-phosphate 3-epimerase, translating into MAPTPAHQVFKSPAHLPLIGPSILSGDFGRMEADCRPLLESGADYLHLDVMDGRFVPNLTMGPDMCRWMRHYFPKAALDVHLMVEEPERFVDPFIEAGATNLTFHVEVHRGAEAEKLADRIHKGGALAGLAVNPPTDVAPMIDVTGAFDVLLVMSVNPGFSGQAFMPEVLEKARQLKPLLRPDQRLEVDGGVSPKTAGACREAGIDALVSASAIFGQPSPKRPEVIRAMRGA; encoded by the coding sequence ATGGCCCCGACGCCCGCACATCAGGTATTCAAATCGCCCGCTCACCTGCCCCTGATCGGGCCTTCCATACTTTCCGGCGATTTCGGTCGGATGGAAGCGGATTGCCGTCCCTTGCTCGAGAGCGGCGCCGACTACCTGCACCTCGACGTCATGGACGGTCGCTTTGTTCCGAATCTGACCATGGGCCCTGACATGTGCCGCTGGATGAGGCATTACTTTCCAAAGGCCGCGCTCGATGTTCACCTCATGGTGGAAGAACCCGAACGCTTCGTCGATCCGTTCATCGAAGCGGGCGCCACGAATCTCACATTTCACGTGGAAGTTCACCGCGGCGCAGAGGCAGAAAAGCTGGCGGACCGCATTCACAAGGGAGGCGCGCTGGCGGGGCTGGCAGTCAACCCGCCCACCGATGTTGCCCCGATGATCGATGTTACCGGCGCCTTCGATGTGCTGCTGGTCATGTCGGTGAACCCCGGTTTCTCCGGTCAGGCGTTCATGCCGGAAGTTCTGGAAAAAGCCCGCCAACTCAAGCCGCTGCTGCGACCCGATCAGCGGCTCGAAGTCGACGGCGGCGTCTCACCCAAAACCGCCGGTGCCTGCCGCGAGGCGGGGATCGACGCGCTGGTCTCGGCGAGCGCGATCTTCGGCCAGCCGTCCCCAAAACGGCCCGAAGTCATCCGCGCCATGCGGGGCGCTTGA
- the vsr gene encoding DNA mismatch endonuclease Vsr produces MARVKGRNTGPERLVADVLRSLRFRSVSHPADVPGKPDFVFRSRRAVVFVHGCFWHRHRCPNGQRAPKSRLDFWLPKLDGNRLRDTRTRRRLRREGWRVLVVWECQTRDVERLRARLARFLQGDLAGRVSSKR; encoded by the coding sequence ATGGCCCGCGTGAAGGGCCGAAACACCGGGCCGGAGCGGTTGGTAGCCGACGTGCTCCGCTCCCTCCGCTTCCGCTCCGTCTCCCATCCAGCCGACGTGCCCGGCAAGCCGGACTTCGTATTCCGCTCGCGGCGAGCCGTGGTATTCGTTCACGGATGCTTCTGGCACCGGCACCGTTGCCCCAATGGACAACGCGCGCCGAAGTCCCGGCTCGACTTCTGGCTCCCAAAGTTGGACGGCAACCGGCTACGCGACACCCGCACGCGACGGAGGCTCCGCCGCGAAGGGTGGCGTGTGCTCGTGGTGTGGGAGTGCCAGACGCGGGACGTGGAGCGGCTCCGGGCGCGGCTCGCTCGCTTCCTTCAAGGGGACTTGGCCGGGAGGGTGTCTTCCAAGCGTTGA
- the accD gene encoding acetyl-CoA carboxylase, carboxyltransferase subunit beta produces the protein MTKTASSTRPASPPPRSWSEVRPARRASIPEGLWLRCPSCAKMVYRRHLEANLNVCPECTHHFRIGAAERVLQLADPDTFQEMFTNLQPADPLKFRDLKSYRERLVAEQVKTGQIDAIRAGKCFIKGREAMLVCLDLTFMMGSMGSVVGETITRAIEAATPNKATGYAGLPVIIVSCSGGARMQEAGLSLMQMAKTSAALARLDDAGGVFISVLTDPTTGGVTASFAMLGDVILAEPKALIGFAGPRVIQQTIRQELPEGFQRSEFLLKAGLVDRVVPRANLRTELARLIDYSGR, from the coding sequence ATGACCAAGACAGCCAGTTCGACCAGACCCGCCTCGCCACCCCCGCGGAGTTGGAGCGAGGTTCGTCCCGCGCGCCGTGCTTCGATCCCCGAGGGCCTTTGGCTCCGGTGCCCCTCCTGCGCGAAAATGGTCTACCGGAGGCACCTCGAAGCCAACCTGAACGTCTGCCCAGAGTGCACCCACCACTTCCGAATTGGGGCGGCCGAACGCGTCTTGCAGCTTGCCGATCCGGACACGTTTCAGGAGATGTTCACCAATCTCCAGCCCGCCGACCCCCTCAAGTTCCGCGATCTCAAGTCCTATCGCGAGCGCCTGGTCGCCGAACAGGTCAAGACCGGCCAGATCGACGCAATCCGGGCGGGCAAGTGCTTCATCAAGGGTCGCGAAGCGATGCTCGTGTGCCTCGACCTCACCTTCATGATGGGTTCGATGGGTTCGGTCGTCGGCGAAACAATCACCCGCGCGATCGAAGCCGCGACGCCGAACAAGGCCACCGGATACGCCGGCTTGCCTGTGATCATCGTGAGTTGCTCGGGTGGCGCCAGAATGCAGGAAGCCGGCCTCAGCCTCATGCAGATGGCCAAAACGAGCGCCGCTCTCGCCCGGCTCGACGATGCCGGAGGCGTCTTCATCAGCGTCCTCACCGACCCCACCACCGGCGGCGTCACGGCCAGCTTTGCCATGCTGGGCGATGTGATCCTCGCCGAGCCCAAGGCGCTCATCGGCTTCGCCGGACCGCGCGTGATCCAGCAGACCATCCGCCAGGAATTGCCCGAAGGCTTCCAGCGATCTGAATTCCTGTTGAAGGCGGGCTTGGTTGATCGCGTTGTGCCTCGAGCCAACCTCCGAACCGAACTGGCTCGCCTCATCGACTACTCCGGTCGCTAA
- a CDS encoding DNA cytosine methyltransferase — protein sequence MKSIELFAGAGGLAIATANAGFDHEAVLEWNENACATIRRNKAAGVPHVRDWEVVQGDVSEYDFKRHAGSVEFVSGGPPCQPFSVGGKHRGVDDARNMFPHAVRAVREIQPKAFLFENVKGLLRKSFANYYAYIIHQLTYPEIVRRGDEEWTDHHARLERAITSGKAKGLRYNVVYQLLNSADYGVPQRRERVLIVGIRADLGVRFSFPTPTHEEDALVFDQWVTGSYWERHKVAKKDRPKMPPRLRPKVERLSALWSSAMLQPWRTVRDAISDLPRIAPGQTCEKFPNHFLNPGARAYAGHNGSPMDEPAKTLKAGDHGVPGGENMLRLADGSVRYFSVRECARLQTFPDEWVLEGSWTESMRQLGNAVPVRMAEVVATDLRRAVQRGDEVMTVIRAAGVRGSRRVSRR from the coding sequence ATGAAGTCTATTGAACTCTTCGCCGGAGCGGGCGGGCTGGCAATCGCCACCGCCAACGCGGGCTTTGACCACGAAGCGGTATTGGAGTGGAACGAGAACGCCTGCGCCACGATCCGCCGGAACAAGGCGGCGGGTGTGCCGCACGTCCGTGATTGGGAAGTGGTGCAAGGCGACGTGTCGGAGTACGACTTCAAGCGGCACGCGGGATCGGTGGAGTTCGTTTCGGGTGGGCCACCGTGCCAGCCCTTCAGCGTCGGCGGGAAGCATCGGGGCGTGGACGATGCGCGCAACATGTTCCCGCACGCGGTTCGTGCGGTGCGCGAGATTCAGCCCAAAGCCTTCCTCTTCGAGAACGTGAAGGGACTTCTCCGCAAGTCGTTCGCCAACTACTACGCCTACATCATTCACCAACTCACCTACCCGGAGATTGTCCGAAGAGGCGATGAGGAGTGGACCGACCACCACGCGCGGCTAGAGCGAGCGATCACGAGCGGGAAGGCGAAGGGACTTCGCTACAACGTGGTCTATCAACTCCTCAACTCCGCCGACTACGGAGTACCCCAGCGCCGAGAGCGCGTGCTCATCGTGGGCATTCGCGCCGACCTGGGCGTGAGGTTCTCTTTCCCCACGCCGACGCACGAAGAGGATGCGCTTGTCTTCGATCAATGGGTAACGGGTTCGTACTGGGAGCGCCACAAGGTGGCGAAGAAAGACCGCCCCAAGATGCCTCCGCGTCTGCGCCCGAAAGTGGAGAGGCTCTCGGCTCTCTGGTCATCGGCGATGCTACAACCGTGGCGCACCGTGCGCGATGCAATCTCCGACTTGCCGCGCATCGCTCCCGGCCAGACGTGCGAGAAGTTCCCCAATCACTTCCTCAATCCGGGTGCTCGCGCATATGCGGGGCACAACGGAAGCCCGATGGACGAACCCGCGAAGACGCTCAAAGCCGGGGACCACGGCGTACCGGGCGGGGAGAACATGCTCCGGCTCGCCGATGGAAGCGTGCGGTACTTCTCCGTCCGCGAGTGCGCCCGGCTCCAGACGTTCCCCGATGAGTGGGTGCTAGAAGGCTCGTGGACCGAATCCATGCGGCAACTCGGGAACGCGGTTCCGGTGCGCATGGCGGAGGTGGTGGCGACGGACCTTCGCCGCGCCGTACAACGTGGGGACGAAGTTATGACCGTCATTCGCGCGGCGGGTGTTCGTGGTAGTAGGCGAGTATCTCGGCGATGA
- the lnt gene encoding apolipoprotein N-acyltransferase has protein sequence MKRLLLPLLAGLAHALLLLLAFPPIGLWPFTLVAIAPLVWLALRPTRVNWKDAIAASLGASAFYWYQQQWVIEISTAGYFPLVMYLSIYPGLFVYLLNVLRRSFPRMPLSLLIPIAWTGLEWLRGELVWDGYSWFLISHPLIDAPALSLCGSVIGAYGVGALLASMVGIVFDFLVPIPPRDARPTRFRIRGMGPARLALCAAIVAIYFGATNLATRNPALAVAQPEIRVGIVQTNLPQDNKVAWTFEQRQEDFPRFLQLTRDAAAQNPALILWPETMFPGTFLEPFEDVDTNGRVTGKRIVSFANSLLQFQKELGIPMLVGAIGTDRLRLVPDPDKQDSHFISDHRFNSVFLLKDGRVDPLRYDKIRLTPFGETMPYISSWPWLQKSLLSIGASGMSFDLDRGSTDRIGGFEFSPTTPSPDSKRPEVVRVVTPICFEITESSLCRKLVNRAAQGRARVLIANVTNDGWFGSFDPARVEHQMAARWRSLELGVAVVRAANTGISSVTEYGRENGNRLINVEGRSSRVAGVLVDNVALFRGTTFFREYGDFCWVFPLALGTLLILAFRRRTPNNSVAATGSSLPTGGSS, from the coding sequence GTGAAGCGGCTTCTTCTGCCCCTGCTTGCGGGCCTTGCGCACGCACTCCTGCTCCTGTTGGCGTTCCCGCCGATCGGACTCTGGCCGTTCACGTTGGTCGCCATCGCGCCGCTAGTGTGGCTTGCGCTGCGCCCGACGCGCGTGAATTGGAAAGATGCCATTGCCGCGTCGCTCGGCGCGTCGGCCTTCTATTGGTACCAGCAGCAATGGGTCATCGAGATCTCGACGGCGGGCTACTTCCCGCTCGTCATGTACTTGTCGATCTATCCCGGGCTGTTTGTCTATCTGCTCAATGTATTGCGGCGCAGCTTCCCGCGTATGCCGCTCAGTTTGCTCATTCCGATCGCGTGGACCGGGCTCGAGTGGTTGCGGGGCGAACTCGTCTGGGACGGGTATTCATGGTTCTTGATTTCGCACCCGCTGATCGATGCGCCGGCTCTGTCGCTCTGCGGTTCGGTGATCGGCGCGTACGGAGTCGGCGCGCTTCTCGCTTCAATGGTTGGCATCGTCTTCGACTTCCTGGTCCCCATTCCCCCACGCGACGCACGCCCAACACGATTCCGCATACGAGGCATGGGACCGGCGCGGCTCGCGCTCTGCGCCGCGATCGTCGCCATCTACTTCGGCGCAACCAACCTCGCGACACGCAACCCGGCGCTGGCGGTGGCCCAGCCCGAAATCCGCGTCGGTATCGTGCAGACCAATCTGCCCCAGGACAACAAAGTCGCGTGGACGTTCGAGCAGCGACAAGAAGACTTCCCGCGTTTCCTGCAGTTGACGCGCGACGCCGCCGCCCAGAACCCCGCGCTCATCCTCTGGCCCGAGACGATGTTCCCGGGCACGTTTCTCGAGCCCTTCGAGGATGTCGACACCAACGGTCGTGTCACGGGAAAGCGAATCGTCTCCTTTGCGAATTCGCTGCTGCAGTTTCAAAAAGAATTGGGCATCCCCATGCTTGTCGGTGCGATCGGCACCGATCGCTTGCGCCTCGTTCCAGATCCCGACAAACAAGACTCGCACTTCATCTCGGATCACCGCTTCAACAGCGTGTTCCTCCTCAAAGACGGAAGGGTCGATCCGCTCCGCTACGACAAGATCCGGCTCACGCCTTTCGGCGAGACCATGCCCTACATCTCGTCGTGGCCTTGGCTCCAAAAGAGTTTGCTCTCAATCGGCGCGTCCGGCATGAGTTTCGATCTCGACCGAGGCAGCACCGACCGCATCGGTGGCTTCGAGTTCTCCCCGACGACACCCAGCCCCGATTCGAAGCGGCCCGAAGTCGTCCGCGTCGTCACTCCCATCTGCTTCGAGATCACCGAATCCAGCCTCTGCCGCAAACTCGTCAACCGTGCCGCTCAGGGTCGCGCGAGAGTACTCATCGCCAACGTCACCAACGACGGCTGGTTCGGCTCATTTGACCCGGCCCGCGTCGAACACCAGATGGCGGCAAGGTGGCGCTCCCTCGAACTCGGCGTCGCCGTCGTCCGGGCGGCCAATACCGGTATCTCGTCGGTCACCGAGTACGGGCGGGAAAACGGCAACCGGCTCATCAATGTTGAAGGCCGCTCTTCACGGGTCGCAGGCGTTCTGGTCGACAATGTCGCCCTCTTCCGCGGCACCACATTCTTCCGCGAGTATGGCGATTTCTGCTGGGTCTTCCCGCTCGCTCTCGGAACCCTGCTGATTCTCGCATTCCGGCGCCGAACGCCGAACAATTCGGTGGCTGCAACCGGTAGCAGCCTGCCGACCGGAGGTTCCTCTTGA
- a CDS encoding Eco29kI family restriction endonuclease — MAEPIDYKRLDAALRELLACIPEGELSREGLSSRRAKRLADEIREAIERLSELAQGIDTIRQPPLIFDPNHPEVVGRMVGETMLKQPRNPLGEVPGFYGSGVYALYYKGDHPAYAPICGTEAPIYVGKADPADTHAGSPEEQGPKLAGRLRDHAKSINATENLRIADFECRYLVVTSGWQKAAEDYLLAHFGPIWNQPICTGFGKHGDAADTRKNTRSEWDTLHPGRKWATDKANKPNPKSPDEIIAEILAYYHEHPPRE; from the coding sequence ATGGCAGAGCCGATCGACTACAAACGCTTGGACGCCGCTCTGCGCGAACTGCTCGCGTGCATCCCGGAGGGGGAGTTGAGCCGGGAAGGCTTGTCGTCGCGCCGGGCAAAGCGGCTCGCGGATGAGATTCGGGAGGCAATCGAGCGCCTGAGCGAACTGGCCCAAGGGATCGACACAATCCGCCAACCTCCGCTCATCTTTGACCCGAACCATCCGGAGGTGGTCGGGCGGATGGTCGGGGAAACCATGTTGAAGCAACCTCGCAACCCTTTGGGCGAGGTGCCCGGCTTCTACGGCTCCGGGGTCTACGCGCTCTACTACAAGGGCGATCATCCCGCGTACGCGCCGATCTGTGGAACAGAAGCACCGATCTACGTCGGCAAGGCGGACCCTGCGGATACCCACGCGGGAAGCCCGGAGGAGCAAGGCCCGAAGTTGGCCGGTCGGCTCCGGGACCACGCCAAGAGCATCAATGCGACGGAGAATCTGCGAATCGCAGACTTTGAGTGCCGCTATCTCGTGGTCACGAGCGGTTGGCAAAAGGCGGCAGAGGATTACCTCCTCGCGCACTTTGGACCAATATGGAATCAACCAATCTGCACGGGCTTCGGCAAGCACGGCGACGCGGCGGACACCCGAAAGAACACTCGCTCCGAGTGGGACACGCTCCACCCAGGCCGGAAGTGGGCGACGGACAAGGCAAACAAGCCCAATCCGAAGTCTCCGGATGAGATCATCGCCGAGATACTCGCCTACTACCACGAACACCCGCCGCGCGAATGA
- a CDS encoding HEAT repeat domain-containing protein, whose translation MRNRIFATLGLALLAAAQGCSSHQAAKSTTPAEPPPAKPPATNSVATATPKAAAPSAIKISQIRERALQLIEESGNSPDGQVRGYACDGASLVPNRLGDTLLKGLEDPTPGVRAMASIGAGRARYQPAAAKIHSLTNDPSPFVRISAIYGLNKLGRPIDPTPLAGYLTGSEPLQVRSQAAWVIGEIGNRSAIAMLRAAAVENIARSRPLEVQIFQLQCGEARVKLGDNEPIEGIRAALFPARPEDFELAVLAVQIIGEVKDNRSMDQLIYLSEYRDARGNPMPPEFRLACATAIAKLGLDRGSFLADEYAKDPNPTIRQQAASVYGYTAQPEHFAMLETMMNDPSPMVRVVAASSVIRAHARLTGQKLP comes from the coding sequence TTGAGAAACCGCATTTTCGCCACCCTTGGCCTCGCCCTGCTTGCCGCTGCCCAAGGCTGCTCTTCCCATCAGGCTGCGAAGTCGACAACCCCGGCCGAACCCCCGCCCGCCAAGCCCCCTGCGACCAACTCTGTCGCGACCGCCACTCCCAAGGCGGCGGCCCCGAGCGCGATCAAAATCTCGCAGATCCGTGAGCGGGCCCTGCAACTGATCGAGGAGTCGGGAAACAGCCCCGACGGTCAGGTCCGGGGTTACGCGTGCGACGGCGCATCGCTTGTTCCGAACCGGTTGGGTGACACGCTCTTGAAGGGTCTGGAAGACCCGACGCCGGGTGTAAGAGCGATGGCTTCAATCGGGGCCGGACGAGCGCGATACCAGCCCGCGGCAGCCAAGATCCACTCGCTCACAAACGATCCGTCTCCGTTCGTTCGCATTTCGGCAATCTACGGGCTCAACAAATTGGGCCGGCCGATTGACCCCACGCCTCTCGCTGGTTACCTCACCGGTTCGGAACCGCTCCAGGTCCGCAGCCAAGCCGCGTGGGTGATTGGAGAGATCGGCAATCGCTCGGCCATCGCCATGCTGCGTGCCGCGGCGGTCGAAAACATCGCTCGTTCCCGTCCACTCGAAGTCCAGATTTTCCAACTCCAGTGCGGCGAAGCACGCGTGAAACTCGGAGACAACGAACCGATCGAGGGAATACGCGCGGCACTCTTCCCGGCAAGGCCGGAGGACTTCGAGTTGGCCGTGCTGGCTGTCCAGATCATCGGTGAAGTCAAAGACAATCGCTCGATGGATCAATTGATCTATCTCTCTGAATATCGCGACGCAAGGGGCAATCCGATGCCGCCGGAGTTCCGGCTCGCCTGCGCGACCGCGATCGCCAAACTCGGGCTCGACCGCGGCAGTTTCCTGGCCGACGAATACGCGAAAGACCCGAATCCGACCATTCGCCAGCAAGCGGCTTCGGTCTACGGCTACACCGCCCAGCCCGAACACTTCGCGATGCTCGAAACGATGATGAACGACCCTTCGCCGATGGTCCGGGTCGTGGCGGCATCTTCAGTCATTCGGGCACACGCTCGGCTCACCGGACAGAAGCTTCCGTAG